The Xiphias gladius isolate SHS-SW01 ecotype Sanya breed wild chromosome 7, ASM1685928v1, whole genome shotgun sequence genome window below encodes:
- the treh gene encoding trehalase isoform X1 — protein sequence MHSWMVFCFSSAALLASGKTVFPPPCDSEIYCTGSILHQVQKAKLFDDDKYFVDMKLKVTPDVILMAFHNLSNETPNKTVPRAKLQEFLSVYFEKPGTEFESWTPPDWRDKPKFLGGIADQKLRDWAEKIHNLWKSLGRKIHAGVKYHPELYSQIYVPHPVVVPGGRFREIYYWDSYWVINGLLLSEMTDTAHGMIQNFLHLVNRYGFIPNGGRIYYERRSQPPFLTLMVESYYQATKDKDFLRAALPALEREYQFWMQNRSAAVKVNGTEHVLNRYHVRVGWPRPESYIDDLELAEGLTDDRRDQLWMDLKAGAESGWDFTSRWYRDGDGDGSGTLRETRTSQILPTDLNALLCLNEKTLASFHRMLGDGDSAAPYDQAAARRRGAMESVLWDAERGAWFDYDLMTHSKHLEFYPSNLAPIWAQCYSRPEMGERAVRYLKGSGALRFPNGVPTSLRETGQQWDYPNAWPPLQHMLINGLSKLPSEDAKQLAFDLAQRWIKTNWLAYMKYGAMFEKYDVNRDGKPGGGGEYGVQAGFGWTNGVALQLLDQYGATLTSGSRRVFSGLLLPLVISATLMLQ from the exons ATGCATAGCTGGATGGTGTTTTGCTTTTCATCAGCTGCTCTTTTGGCCAGTGGAAAGACTGTTTTTCCACCACCATGTGACAG tgagATATATTGTACTGGGTCCATCTTGCATCAGGTACAGAAAGCTAAACTTTTTGATGACGACAAGTACTTTGTTGACATGAAGCTGAAGGTAACGCCTG ACGTTATTTTGATGGCTTTTCACAACCTTTCAAATGAAACCCCAAACAAGACTGTCCCACGTGCCAAACTGCAGGAGTTCCTCAGTGTGTACTTTGAGAAACCAGGGACAGAGTTTGAGTCATGGACCCCACCAGACTGGCGTGACAA GCCAAAGTTCCTGGGAGGAATAGCAGACCAAAAACTACGTGACTGGGCTGAGAAGATACATAATCTGTGGAAGTCCCTTGGTAGAAAG ATCCACGCCGGCGTCAAATATCACCCGGAACTCTACTCGCAGATATATGTCCCACATCCCGTCGTCGTGCCGGGGGGGCGCTTCAGGGAAATCTACTACTG GGACTCCTACTGGGTCATCAACGGGTTACTGCTGTCAGAGATGACGGACACGGCCCACGGGATGATTCAAAACTTCCTCCACCTCGTCAACAG ATATGGCTTCATTCCAAATGGTGGGCGGATTTACTATGAAAGGCGCAGTCAGCCTCCGTTCCTCACTCTAATGGTGGAGAGCTACTATCAAGCTACAAAGGATAAAGATTTCCTCAG AGCAGCCTTGCCGGCTCTGGAGCGGGAGTACCAATTTTGGATGCAGAACCGTTCTGCGGCTGTGAAAGTAAATGGGACAGAGCACGTGCTGAATCGGTATCACGTGCGGGTGGGCTGGCCCAG GCCTGAATCCTACATAGATGATCTGGAATTAGCTGAAGGACTCACTGACG ACCGTAGAGATCAGCTGTGGATGGATCTGAAAGCGGGTGCAGAGTCCGGCTGGGACTTCACATCCCGCTGGTATAGAGACGGTGACGGCGACGGCAGTGGCACCCTCCGAGAGACCCGCACCAGTCAGATTCTGCCCACTGACCTCAACGCTCTGCTCTGCCTCAATGAGAAGACGCTCGCTTCATTTCACAGGATGCTGG GTGATGGTGACTCAGCTGCTCCGTACGACCAGGCTGCAGCCCGCAGACGGGGGGCGATGGAGTCTGTGCTGTGGGATGCTGAGAGGGGGGCCTGGTTTGACTACGACCTGATGACGCACTCGAAACACTTAGAGTTTTACCCCTCCAACCTGGCACCTATTTGGGCACAGTGCTATTCTCGGCCCGAGATGGGGGAGAGGGCAGTACGCTATCTGAAG GGCAGTGGCGCTCTGCGGTTCCCCAACGGCGTCCCGACGTCGCTGAGAGAAACCGGGCAGCAGTGGGACTACCCCAACGCGTGGCCCCCGTTACAGCACATGCTCATCAACG GTTTATCCAAACTACCTTCAGAGGATGCTAAACAACTGGCATTTGATTTGGCCCAGCGCTGGATCAAGACAAACTGGTTGGCGTACATGAAGTATGGCGCCATGTTTGAAAAG TACGATGTGAACAGAGATGGCAAACCTGGTGGTGGAGGAGAATATGGAGTTCAG GCGGGTTTTGGTTGGACCAACGGCGTGGCCCTGCAGCTCCTGGACCAGTATGGGGCGACTCTCACCTCGGGAAGCAGACGTGTGTTTTCTGGTCTCCTGCTGCCTCTGGTCATCTCAGCCACTCTAATGCTCCAATGA
- the treh gene encoding trehalase isoform X2: protein MHSWMVFCFSSAALLASGKTVFPPPCDSEIYCTGSILHQVQKAKLFDDDKYFVDMKLKVTPDVILMAFHNLSNETPNKTVPRAKLQEFLSVYFEKPGTEFESWTPPDWRDKPKFLGGIADQKLRDWAEKIHNLWKSLGRKIHAGVKYHPELYSQIYVPHPVVVPGGRFREIYYWDSYWVINGLLLSEMTDTAHGMIQNFLHLVNRYGFIPNGGRIYYERRSQPPFLTLMVESYYQATKDKDFLRAALPALEREYQFWMQNRSAAVKVNGTEHVLNRYHVRVGWPRPESYIDDLELAEGLTDDRRDQLWMDLKAGAESGWDFTSRWYRDGDGDGSGTLRETRTSQILPTDLNALLCLNEKTLASFHRMLGDGDSAAPYDQAAARRRGAMESVLWDAERGAWFDYDLMTHSKHLEFYPSNLAPIWAQCYSRPEMGERAVRYLKVYPNYLQRMLNNWHLIWPSAGSRQTGWRT, encoded by the exons ATGCATAGCTGGATGGTGTTTTGCTTTTCATCAGCTGCTCTTTTGGCCAGTGGAAAGACTGTTTTTCCACCACCATGTGACAG tgagATATATTGTACTGGGTCCATCTTGCATCAGGTACAGAAAGCTAAACTTTTTGATGACGACAAGTACTTTGTTGACATGAAGCTGAAGGTAACGCCTG ACGTTATTTTGATGGCTTTTCACAACCTTTCAAATGAAACCCCAAACAAGACTGTCCCACGTGCCAAACTGCAGGAGTTCCTCAGTGTGTACTTTGAGAAACCAGGGACAGAGTTTGAGTCATGGACCCCACCAGACTGGCGTGACAA GCCAAAGTTCCTGGGAGGAATAGCAGACCAAAAACTACGTGACTGGGCTGAGAAGATACATAATCTGTGGAAGTCCCTTGGTAGAAAG ATCCACGCCGGCGTCAAATATCACCCGGAACTCTACTCGCAGATATATGTCCCACATCCCGTCGTCGTGCCGGGGGGGCGCTTCAGGGAAATCTACTACTG GGACTCCTACTGGGTCATCAACGGGTTACTGCTGTCAGAGATGACGGACACGGCCCACGGGATGATTCAAAACTTCCTCCACCTCGTCAACAG ATATGGCTTCATTCCAAATGGTGGGCGGATTTACTATGAAAGGCGCAGTCAGCCTCCGTTCCTCACTCTAATGGTGGAGAGCTACTATCAAGCTACAAAGGATAAAGATTTCCTCAG AGCAGCCTTGCCGGCTCTGGAGCGGGAGTACCAATTTTGGATGCAGAACCGTTCTGCGGCTGTGAAAGTAAATGGGACAGAGCACGTGCTGAATCGGTATCACGTGCGGGTGGGCTGGCCCAG GCCTGAATCCTACATAGATGATCTGGAATTAGCTGAAGGACTCACTGACG ACCGTAGAGATCAGCTGTGGATGGATCTGAAAGCGGGTGCAGAGTCCGGCTGGGACTTCACATCCCGCTGGTATAGAGACGGTGACGGCGACGGCAGTGGCACCCTCCGAGAGACCCGCACCAGTCAGATTCTGCCCACTGACCTCAACGCTCTGCTCTGCCTCAATGAGAAGACGCTCGCTTCATTTCACAGGATGCTGG GTGATGGTGACTCAGCTGCTCCGTACGACCAGGCTGCAGCCCGCAGACGGGGGGCGATGGAGTCTGTGCTGTGGGATGCTGAGAGGGGGGCCTGGTTTGACTACGACCTGATGACGCACTCGAAACACTTAGAGTTTTACCCCTCCAACCTGGCACCTATTTGGGCACAGTGCTATTCTCGGCCCGAGATGGGGGAGAGGGCAGTACGCTATCTGAAG GTTTATCCAAACTACCTTCAGAGGATGCTAAACAACTGGCATTTGATTTGGCCCAGCGCTGGATCAAGACAAACTGGTTGGCGTACATGA
- the ddx6 gene encoding probable ATP-dependent RNA helicase ddx6, producing the protein MSTARTENPVILGLSNQNGQLRGSVKPAGAPGGGGGGPQQQHLNQMKGTINNGNSQPVPTTNAVIKPGDDWKKNLKLPPKDMRMKTSDVTATKGNEFEDYCLKRELLMGIFEMGWEKPSPIQEESIPIALSGRDILARAKNGTGKSGAYLIPLLERIDLKKDCIQALVIVPTRELALQVSQICIQVSKHMGGVKVMATTGGTNLRDDIMRLDETVHVVIATPGRILDLIKKGVAKVNQVQMIVLDEADKLLSQDFVVMMEEILGFLPKQRQILLYSATFPLSVQKFMNSHLQKPYEINLMEELTLKGVTQYYAYVTERQKVHCLNTLFSRLQINQSIIFCNSSQRVELLAKKISQLGYSCFYIHAKMRQEHRNRVFHDFRNGLCRNLVCTDLFTRGIDIQAVNVVINFDFPKLGETYLHRIGRSGRFGHLGLAINLITYDDRFNLKGIEEQLGTEIKPIPGIIDKSLYVAEYHSESGEEVKP; encoded by the exons ATGAGTACCGCCAGGACAGAGAACCCAGTCATTTTGGGCTTGTCTAATCAGAATGGACAGCTCAGAGGCTCAGTGAAGCCTGCTGGAGCACCAGGTGGGGGCGGAGGAGGCCCTCAGCAACAGCATCTTAACCAGATGAAAGGCACAATCAACAATGGTAATTCCCAGCCAGTCCCTACAACTAACGCTGTCATCAA GCCTGGAGATGACTggaagaaaaatttgaaattaccCCCAAAGGACATGAGGATGAAAACTTCG GATGTGACTGCAACAAAAGGCAATGAGTTTGAAGATTATTGCCTAAAGAGGGAGCTGCTTATGGGAATCTTTGAGATGGGCTGGGAAAAGCCATCTCCAATCCAG GAGGAAAGCATTCCCATTGCACTGTCAGGAAGGGATATTTTGGCCAGAGCCAAGAATGGCACGGGAAAGAGTGGAGCCTACCTCATTCCCTTACTTGAACGCATTGACCTGAAGAAGGACTGCATACAAG CTTTGGTCATAGTGCCCACCAGAGAACTGGCGCTGCAAGTAAGCCAAATATGTATCCAGGTCAGCAAACACATGGGTGGAGTGAAGGTAATGGCAACTACAGGTGGTACCAACCTACGTGATGACATCATGAGACTCGATGAAACAG tacatgtggTCATTGCCACTCCAGGCAGGATTTTAGACCTCATCAAGAAAGGAGTGGCCAAAGTCAATCAAGTGCAGATGATTGTTCTGGATGAA GCTGACAAACTCCTGTCTCAAGATTTTGTGGTCATGATGGAGGAGATACTGGGCTTCCTGCCCAAACAGAGGCAGATTCTGCTTTATTCTGCAACCTTCCCTCTCAGCGTGCAGAAGTTTATG AATTCCCACTTGCAGAAACCCTATGAGATCAACCTAATGGAGGAGCTTACACTGAAGGGTGTGACTCAGTATTACGCCTATGTAACTGAAAGGCAAAAAGTGCATTGCCTTAACACCTTGTTCTCCAGG ctccAGATCAACCAGTCTATAATCTTCTGCAACTCCTCTCAGAGAGTGGAGCTCCTTGCCAAGAAGATCTCCCAGCTTGGTTATTCATGTTTCTACATTCATGCCAAGATGAGACAG GAGCATCGCAACCGTGTGTTCCACGACTTCAGAAACGGCCTGTGTCGGAATCTTGTCTGCACTG ACCTCTTCACAAGAGGAATTGACATTCAAGCTGTGAATGTTGTGATCAATTTTGACTTTCCCAAGCTGGGAGAAACATACCTTCATCGCATTGGTAGATCTG GCCGCTTTGGACACTTGGGTCTAGCCATCAACCTGATCACTTATGATGATCGCTTCAACCTGAAAGGGATTGAGGAGCAGCTTGGAACAGAGATCAAGCCCATCCCTGGCATCATTGACAAGAGCCTCTATGTGGCGGAGTACCACAGTGAGAGTGGCGAAGAAGTCAAGCCATGA